TTTAGAATTAAATTTCTAGGTAGCAAAGGACTTTTAAAAGAGCTTTTTGCTGAATTTAAAAATGTTCCAAACGAGCAAAAAAAAGAATTTGGTCAAGTAATCAATTTGCTTAAAACTTCAGCTGAAGATAAAGTAAAATCAATACAAGAAGCTTTAGAAAGTAAAGAAGAAAGTAAAGGATTTTATGGTGATTTGACACGGTCTTCAGAGCCAATAACCATAGGTTCGCGTCATCCAATTTCATTGGTTAAAAACCAAATTATAGATATCTTTTCAAACATTGGTTTCAATGTTTCTGAAGGTCCAGAAATTGAGGACGATTGGCATAATTTCACTGCATTAAACCTGCCAGAATACCATCCGGCACGTGATATGCAAGATACTTTTTTTATTCAGACAAATCCTGATATTTTATTGCGTACACACACCTCATCCGTGCAAGTGCGTTATATGGAAAACAACAAACCGCCCATCAGAACCATTTCTCCAGGACGTGTTTTCCGTAATGAAGCCGTTTCATCTCGCTCACATTGTATCTTTCATCAAGTGGAAGGATTGTATGTTGACAAAGATGTTTCTTTTGCTGATTTGAAACAAACACTATTGTATTTTACGAAAGAAATGTTCGGGAAATCAAAAATCCGTTTGCGTCCCTCTTATTTTCCATTTACAGAACCAAGTGCCGAAATTGACATTTATTGGGGATTGAAAACCGAAACCGATTACCGTATTACCAAAGGAACGGGTTGGTTAGAAATAGGTGGATGCGGAATGGTAGATCCTAATGTATTGAAAAACTGCGGTATCAACCCAGAAGAATTCAATGGTTTCGCGTTCGGAATGGGAGTAGAACGTATCGCAATGTTGCTATATCAAATTGGAGATATTCGTATGTTTTACGAAAATGATGTTCGTTTCTTAGAGCAATTCAAATCAATAATATAGTCAAAAGTTATAAAGTCTTAAAGTCGAAAGAAATACCTGTTTTAGATTTTCGCTCGACTTTAAGACTTTAAGATTTTTGATATTACGACTAACTTATGAAAAAAGATATTGTCATCCCCGAAGTAAAAAACGTATTCCTTGCAGCCGTTCAGGAATGGAGCGATGATTTCATGGAAAAAGTTTGGTACGCTTATCTAGTAAACGACAGTGATTTTAAGCTAGATGGAGTAATGGTGGTTTCAAAAGCTTTTGGAACAATTGATGGCGAAATGAAAAAAACATCTCTTTTGCGTCATGCTTTTGTTGAAGTTCCCGCTGTTTCAGTAGTGAAAATCGAAATGATTGAAAAAAGTGTTTTGGCATTAAATAATGAATTCATGGTCACTTTCTTCATCGGAGATACGTTGTACGACAAGAAATTCATTTTTAAGGCAGATTCCATCAACGAAAATAATGTTGAAGAAGTACCTATTTTATTTGTAGACGGGGTTATTGTAACGTAATCTATTTAGTATTTTCTTTTTTATTTTTGGACTTCCAGGTGAAATACCCCAAAACAAAAATTCCTATAGCAATATAAGCTAGCGCACGAAAATAAAACTCGGGTTTTGATATTTGTTCCGCAAAGGGCACTTGTTTTATATCAAACAAAATCATAAAAACGGTCATAAATACACCCCAAGTTCCACCGTTTTTAATTTGGTATTTCCATCTTTCGCTCATACTGTTTTTTTAACTATTTAGAATCTAATCCAGCTGATCGGTTAGTTTTTTGAAAACAGTTTTAGCATTTTTCCCTTCGTATAGAATGCTGTAAACAGCATCAATAATAGGTGTTTTAGCACCATAATCTTGATTTAATTTATAAGCGCTTTTGGTTGCATAATAGCCTTCAGCTACCATACTCATTTCCATCATGGCTGATTTTACGGTATACCCTTTACCAATCATGTTGCCAAACATTCTGTTTCTTGAAAACACGGAATATCCTGTTACTAATAAATCGCCTAAATAAGCCGAATCATTGATATTACGTTTCATTTTATGGACTTTTCGGATGAATTTTTTCATCTCCCGAATACCATTACTCATAAGCACAGCCTGAAAGTTATCGCCATAACCTAGTCCGTGAGCCATTCCAGCTGCAATTGCATAAATATTTTTTAGCATTGCTGCGTATTCAGTACCAATAATATCATCCGTAATTTTCGTTTTGATATAATTACTTGATAATTGTTTTGCTACAACAGCCGCTTTTTCAGGATCTCCACAAGCAATTGTTAGGTAGGATAAGCGTTCTAAAGCAACTTCTTCAGCATGGCAAGGACCAGTAATCACACCAATATTGTCGTATGGAATATCATATTTAAAATGAAAATGTTCCCCAACAATTAAACTCGTTTCTGGGACAATTCCTTTGATTGCTGAAAATATAATTTTGTCTTTTAAGGGAACAGTTAATTTTTCTAATTCGGCATCCAAAAAAGCAGAAGGAATAGCAAAGATGACATAATCTGCACAAGCTATTGCTTCGTTTATATCATTAGTGAGTCTGAGTTTATTAGTGTCAAATTCTACTGAGCTAAGATAATTTGGATTGTGTTTGTAATTTTTAATATGTTCAACAGCAGCTTCATTACGCATATACCATGATATCTCAGGAAGATTTACACATAACATTTTTGCTATAGCTGTAGCCCAACTTCCGCCACCAATTACTGCAAATTTTAAATTTTCGGCCATTTTATTATTAAATTTAATCAAAAGTACTTAAAAATTCAGTAATAATGCAAATAAAATTAATTGTGGAAAAGCCTTTATTCACGAGGGTTTACAATTGAGATTGGGGTAAAACAGCGAACTATTTTCATTTTTTCATTTTTCTATACAATAAAAGCTTTGGTTTAACGTTATAACCTATTATAAATTAAGTTTTTAAGAAAAAATGCAGGTTGAATTAGTTAGTTTTGTTTTAGTATTTTGAAAAGGCGTTCCTAAATTATTTTATAAGAACGCCTTTTTTTATTTATTCAGTTGAAATTTACTAATAGCTTTTTTCGACAATTGATTTTACTTTATCTAAGGTTATATTTTGTTTTTCACCCAAAGCTTTCCAGCCTCTTTCCTCAAATCTTTTTACTATAAAATCAGCTGTTTTTGCAAAGTCTTCTGTGCATTTAGACAATTCCGTTATCATTCCCATTGTATGATAAAATTCAAGGGTTTTGTTGATTGCTTCATTAGCTATTTCATCCTCAGTTCCAGCCAAATTAAAAATGCGTTTTCCGTATTGTGCTAATTTTGCTTTTTTGGTTTCAAACATGACTTTGTATAGGTTTGGACCAATGATTGCCAAAGTTCGTGCATGATCAATTTCATACAAAGCAGTTAATTCATGCCCAATCATGTGCGTTGCCCAATCCGAAGGAACTCCTTTTTGGATTAACCCATTTAAAGCCATTGTACAACTCCACATAAAATTTGAAGCCAAGGTATAATCAGTAGGATTTTCAACCACTTGAGGACCTACTTGAATCAAGGTTTGTAAAATACTTTCGGCAATACGATCTTGAAGATAACCATCATGTGGATAGGTTAAATATTGCTCAAGAACATGAACATAAGCATCAATAACACCATTTTGCAGTTGTCTTTTAGGCAAAGAAGTGATGACGGTGGGGTCGCAAATAGAGAATTTTGGAAACATAGCTGAACCACCAAAATCTAGTTTCTCCTGAGTTGCTTCAATGGTAATTACTGCACCTGAATTCATTTCGCTTCCTGTTGCAGGCAAAGTCAAAACGGTTCCAAAAGGAATTACTTTAGCGCCTTCTTTAAAAAGGATTCTTTTTTTGAGTATGTCTACTGGATTTTCTTCAAAAGGTACTGCTGCCGAGATAAATTTCACTCCGTCAATAACGCTTCCGCCACCAACAGCAAGTATGAAATCGATTTTTTGTTCGCGAATAATTTCCACCGCTTTCATTAAAGTTTCAAAGTGTGGATTCGCTTCAATTCCTCCAAATTCGATTATTTCAAAACCTTCTAAACTTTTGCGAACTTGCTCATGAACGCCATTTTTAAAAATACTTCCGCCTCCATAAGCCAGAAGGATTTTTGCATTAGCTGGAACAAGTGTGGCTAATTTTTCTATTTGTCCTTTTCCAAAAACTAATTTTGTAGGATTGTATAATTCAAAGTTAAGCATGATGTGATTTTTTAGCAAAGTTATGCATTCACATCTTGGTGCATCGATAAACCAATGTTAATAATTCTAAAAAAATTACTTTTTGTAAAAATTATTATGATCGATAAATTCCCAAACTTTAAGAGGAAGTAAAGGTTGTACGTTCTTTCCTTTTTTGATGTTTGACCGAATAAAAGTAGAAGATATTTCGACTACAGGAGCATCAATCATATGAATTTTTGGATGGTCTTTAAACAATATATTTTCTGTTTCTGCTGAAATTGTTTCGTCTGTTTTGCCTTTGGCTTCGAGCCTTGGATATACATAAATTTCATGATGTGCCAGAATTGCTTCGTAGTTTTTCCATTTGTGAAGCGACCTCAAATTATCTTCGCCCATAATCAAAGAAAAATCATAATCAGGAAATTTTTCCTGAAGATGAACTAAGGTATTTACAGTATAATTAGGCTGCGATAATTTGAATTCAATATCCGAAGGTCTTATTTTAGGGAAATCTTCAGTAGCGAGATGAACCATTTGCAAACGGTGGTAATCATCGAGCAAAGTGCTTTTTTTCTTCAAAGGATTGTGCGGAGTAACAACCATCCAGACTTGGTCTAAACCGGCATATTCTGCCATATGATTGGCAATGATGAGATGGCCAATATGTATGGGGTTGAATGTTCCGAAATAAAGACCTATTTTCATAGATTAAATTTAACGATTTAAAAATTAAATTATTTAAAGATTACATAAATGGAAGAATCTTTCATTTTTTAATCTTTTACAAAATTCTTTACTAATTGATAGGCTTCTTCAAGAGCAATTTCTAAATCGTAGTTTTTGATAATTACATCAAATTGAGGCGCCGTTGCTAGTTCTACAGAAGCTTTGGCAATACGCATATTGATTTTATCTTCACTTTCGGTAGAGCGTTCTTTCAGTCTTCTTTTTAATTCGTCAACACTTGGTGGTTTCACAAAAACAGCCAAAGTTTCTTCTGGGAATTTATGTTTAATTCTAAGTCCACCAGCAACATCAATATCAAAAATCACATTTTTACCCTTGGCCCAAATGCGTTCTACTTCACTTTTTAAAGTCCCATAGAAATTATCGCGATACACTTCTTCCCATTCTACGAAATCTTCGTTTTTGATATGACTTTTAAAGTCGGAAAGCGACATGAAATAATAATCTTTTCCGTTTACTTCTTCACCACGAGCTTCACGCGTAGCTGCCGAAATTGAAAACTCTAAATTCAAGTCTTCTTTTCCTAATAAATGTCTAACTATGGTTGTTTTTCCTGAACCTGATGGTGCCGAAAAAACTATTAATTTTCCTTTTTTACTCATTTTGTTTTTTATTCAGAGCCTACAATCTACAATACATTAAGGACTTGTTCCTTGATTTTTTCCAATTCGTCTTTCATTTGAACGACTAATTTTTGCATCTGTGCATGATTCGATTTAGAACCCATTGTGTTGATTTCACGTCCCATTTCTTGAGTAATGAAACCTAATTTTCTTCCGTTAGCTTCGTTTCCTTTTATAGTTTCTAGAAAATAATCCAAGTGATTCGTCAAGCGAACTTTCTCTTCCGTAATATCTAATTTTTCTAGATAATAAATCAATTCTTGTTCAAAACGGTTCTCGTCAACATTTACTTTAAGTTCAGCTATAGCAGTTTGTAAACGATCTTTAATAGCTTGAACACGCTCTGGATCAAGTTCTAAAGCTTCGGTCATGTATTGACGAATATTGCTAATTCTCAATTGAAATTCTTTCTCAAGAGATTCTCCTTCGTCTTTACGAAAGTTCAAGATGTTTTGAACCGCTTCTTCTATAACGGTTTGAATTTGAATCCAGTCATTTTCATCAATTTCATCACGTTCAATTTTCATAGTATCCGGCATACGAATAGCCATTTTCATTAGTTCCGTTTCATCAGCATCAGCATAAACATTTCTCAATTGTTCCATATATCCTTTTACAATTGGCACATTTACTTTAGTTGAAGTTTGCTCAGCAGTACTTTCGATAAAAATAGAAAAATCTACTTTCCCTCTTTCTAATTTTAAAGCAATTTGGTTGCGAAGACCTAATTCCATTTCGCGGTACAGAGAAGGCATTCTTACATTCAAATCCAGCCCTTTGCTATTTAGGGATTTTACTTCTACTGTTATTTTTTTGGTTGGTAATTGCAAAGTCGCTTTTCCAAAACCAGTCATTGATTGTATCATATAATTTTCTAAAAGTGTCCAAAGATAAGAAAAAAGTTTTCAGTGCTCTTTTTTCAGAATTCAGTTGTAAACGGTGCGATTAATTTTTTTTCATGGTTACTAAATACACACCGATAAATATTAATGCTGCCGAACCAATTTTGACTAAACTCAACTCGTCTTTTCCTAAGCTTATTGCAAAAACGGTTGCAAACAAAGGCTGTAAGTAAATAAAAACAGCCACTGTGGTTGGTTTTAATTCTTTCATCGAAAGCAAATTTAGTAAGTAAGTCAAGAAAGTTGAGATAACCACTACAAAGGCTATTTTACAGCAAATCGCTATTGGAACTAAAGTCCAATTCACGGCATCAAATTGGCTCCAGCCAAATGGCAAAACCATAATGAAACCAAATAAATAAATCCATTTTACAAAGGTAAATGCATTGTATTTATCCATTAATTTTTTCACTATAATAAGGTAAAAACCATAGGAAATAGCATTGACCAAAACCAAAAAATTCCCTAATCCTGCATTAGTTGCGCTTCCGATTGATTTTCCGTAAAGAATAAGGAAAGCGGTTCCGATTAGACCTAAAATTAGCCCAAAAACCATTCTTTTGCGCATGCGTTCTTTTATAATTAATGCAGAAAGAACGAGTACAATCATAGGTGTTGAAACCATAATTACCGCTGCACTTATTGGCGAAGTTAAGCTCAATCCTTTAAAAAAAGTAAGCATATTAAAAGCCACTCCAAAGAAAGCTGCAGCAATTATTCTAGGGAAATCTTGAACTGCAATTTTTTCAGTAAAAGTCTTATGACTTAATTTCATAAAAAGCCAAACCACCCAAAACAAAAGCATTGATCCGCCTGCACGCAAGAGTATAAAGCCATAAGCGTCAATGTATTTTGGCATTACGTCTTTGGCAATAGTAAAAGTAATTCCGTAAATTATGGAGACAAAAGTAGCAGCAATTAATGCGAGATTTCTTTTAGACATTGCCCAAAGCAAGCATTACTTGATGCATATTTTGTTGGCTGTTGCCAATATAAATTTTGTCGTTTATGATAAAAACCGGACGACTTAAGAAGGTATAATGTTCTAAAATGTATTTTTTGAAATCGTCTTCCGTTAGGGATTTATTTTTCAAATCCATTGATTTATACAACTGTGCTTTTTTGCTAAACAGTGCTTCGTAACTACCTGAAAGATCTCGCATTTGCTCTAATTCAGAAACGGTAATAGGATCTTGTTTGATATCGTGAAAAACCAGATTGTGATTTTTTGGTAATGATTTTATAATTTTTCGGCAAGTATCGCAGGAAGCGAGATAGTATATTTTGTTCATAATAAATAGCAATTTCTTTGTACAAAGAAAATCCATTTGATGCTTAAAATGATTATTTTTATCAAAAAAATAAAAATAACAGATGAATCAAACATTCGATATCACTAGAACGAGCAGAAAAATGATAGCTCCTTTTTTAGAAAACTATACTTTAGAACAACTTAATGCTATTCCAGATGGTTTTAGCAATAATTTGATTTGGAATATTGCGCATATTGTCGTGACACAACAATTGTTAGTATATAAATTATCTGGTTTGCCTACTAAGGTTTCGGATGAAATGATTGAAAAATTCAGAAAGGGAACTAAGCCAGAACATATTGTTACGCAGGCTGAAGTTGACGAAATTAAGTCTTTGTTGTTTGCAACTATCGATCAAACGGAAGTAGATTTTGAAAATAAAATCTTCAAAAATTTTGACGAATACCCAACTTCTACGGGCTTTGTTTTAAAAAGCGCCAAAGATGCGATGATTTTCAATAATTTTCACGAAGGACTTCATTTAGGAATTTTGATGAGTATTCGTAAGTTTGTTTAGGAGAATTTCATGTTTTTTCCTTTTAAAAAGACCTGTTTTATGTTTGAAACAGGTCTTTTTATTTTATAGCTAAGAATTCATTTACTACGGTGTACGGGAAAAATAATTCTTTTGGACCATCAGCATAAGAGGCTGCTTCGTATTGATTGTAGTGCAAAAGCAATCCTTTGTCAGTGTAAAAAATGTTTTGTGGCAATTCAAATTTATCTTCTTCAAATTGAAATCCAGTTGCATTAATTGATCCCTTTTCTGGAATGTTATATTTGGCTCTGAATTTTTTCTCGGCGAAAGCCTTAAATGCATTTTTGTTTTTGAAAAGCTTGTCATTGGAAATATTTTTTCCAGTATCGGGATCGAAAAGTAAAGATTGCAAACCTTCATAACCGTGTGCGCCACCCGTAAAGGTATAATGATCAATTCGTATGTTCAAAACACTATCGGATTGATAAATTACATCTCCGTTGATTTCGCCTTCCCAGCCAAAAGTATCATTTGGGAACTCTTTTTGTATGTTTTCATAGCTTTGAATAAATGAAGCTAATAATTCATTGTAATTCGTTGAGCGAAATGGTTTTTTGTCTAAATAGATGATTTCTTTTAAAACAATAAACACTTTTTTATTAATGCTGTCGGCTACAATGGGAACATCTTTTGCAAAAGGAATTTTCACCTTAATTTCAGGACAGTTTTCAGTACAAGGCAAAGTAGTTTTCTTTGTAAAGGAGCGTTTTTCGAAAGCCAATTCAGAGGAGCAACCTATAAGTAGAAAGACTAATCCGGATAAAATAATAATCTGTTTCATCGCTATGAAAATGTTAATTATGTACAAAGGTATTAACTTGTGTCTTGCTTTTATCAATAAAACGATTATTGTAAGTAATAAATGTAGCCAAGATTAAACCAAACCAGCCAGTCATTTGCTTTGTTTTCTTTATAGATTTCAGGATTTGGATTAAGTCCATCAACCCAATTGGAGAAAAAATATTGAAAACGTAAATCAATCATTGCATCTTGTAACGGGCTTAGTTTATAACGTGTTCCAATACTTGAAACAATTGACCAAACGCTACCACTTTCAGTAGAATATCCATGCGGACGACCATCAGAAGGAACTAAATATTTAGGGAAGGTGGTTTCGGGAGTTCCTAAAGGTCCAAGTGTTGACGAAGCTTTAGTATTGTAGTAGCTAAATTGACCGCCAAGACTTATAAAAGGCCCCCAACTTTCAATAGTTGCTGTAAAGTCACGAATGCTTAAAGGGAAAAACTCTAATTGCATTCCAACATTCGTTAAGGAGGTATGTCCTCTCATAGTTCTCAATTGCTCTACTCCTAAAGAACCATTGTTTTTATTAACCCATTTTCCAAAATGCTGCAAATCAGTTTGATTGT
Above is a window of Flavobacterium sp. 123 DNA encoding:
- a CDS encoding NAD(P)H-dependent glycerol-3-phosphate dehydrogenase, yielding MAENLKFAVIGGGSWATAIAKMLCVNLPEISWYMRNEAAVEHIKNYKHNPNYLSSVEFDTNKLRLTNDINEAIACADYVIFAIPSAFLDAELEKLTVPLKDKIIFSAIKGIVPETSLIVGEHFHFKYDIPYDNIGVITGPCHAEEVALERLSYLTIACGDPEKAAVVAKQLSSNYIKTKITDDIIGTEYAAMLKNIYAIAAGMAHGLGYGDNFQAVLMSNGIREMKKFIRKVHKMKRNINDSAYLGDLLVTGYSVFSRNRMFGNMIGKGYTVKSAMMEMSMVAEGYYATKSAYKLNQDYGAKTPIIDAVYSILYEGKNAKTVFKKLTDQLD
- a CDS encoding YicC/YloC family endoribonuclease, which produces MIQSMTGFGKATLQLPTKKITVEVKSLNSKGLDLNVRMPSLYREMELGLRNQIALKLERGKVDFSIFIESTAEQTSTKVNVPIVKGYMEQLRNVYADADETELMKMAIRMPDTMKIERDEIDENDWIQIQTVIEEAVQNILNFRKDEGESLEKEFQLRISNIRQYMTEALELDPERVQAIKDRLQTAIAELKVNVDENRFEQELIYYLEKLDITEEKVRLTNHLDYFLETIKGNEANGRKLGFITQEMGREINTMGSKSNHAQMQKLVVQMKDELEKIKEQVLNVL
- a CDS encoding glutamate dehydrogenase, which gives rise to MLKHIPLIFFILIGLPNKINAQFGLSHEVGVIVGPVAFQSDYGQRSDLITNAGNTGEGIGLIHYFNFSYKADCDCYNPGTYFNDHFKLRSELSYNQTDLQHFGKWVNKNNGSLGVEQLRTMRGHTSLTNVGMQLEFFPLSIRDFTATIESWGPFISLGGQFSYYNTKASSTLGPLGTPETTFPKYLVPSDGRPHGYSTESGSVWSIVSSIGTRYKLSPLQDAMIDLRFQYFFSNWVDGLNPNPEIYKENKANDWLVWFNLGYIYYLQ
- the nadD gene encoding nicotinate (nicotinamide) nucleotide adenylyltransferase translates to MKIGLYFGTFNPIHIGHLIIANHMAEYAGLDQVWMVVTPHNPLKKKSTLLDDYHRLQMVHLATEDFPKIRPSDIEFKLSQPNYTVNTLVHLQEKFPDYDFSLIMGEDNLRSLHKWKNYEAILAHHEIYVYPRLEAKGKTDETISAETENILFKDHPKIHMIDAPVVEISSTFIRSNIKKGKNVQPLLPLKVWEFIDHNNFYKK
- a CDS encoding DUF3298 and DUF4163 domain-containing protein, whose protein sequence is MKQIIILSGLVFLLIGCSSELAFEKRSFTKKTTLPCTENCPEIKVKIPFAKDVPIVADSINKKVFIVLKEIIYLDKKPFRSTNYNELLASFIQSYENIQKEFPNDTFGWEGEINGDVIYQSDSVLNIRIDHYTFTGGAHGYEGLQSLLFDPDTGKNISNDKLFKNKNAFKAFAEKKFRAKYNIPEKGSINATGFQFEEDKFELPQNIFYTDKGLLLHYNQYEAASYADGPKELFFPYTVVNEFLAIK
- a CDS encoding DMT family transporter; protein product: MSKRNLALIAATFVSIIYGITFTIAKDVMPKYIDAYGFILLRAGGSMLLFWVVWLFMKLSHKTFTEKIAVQDFPRIIAAAFFGVAFNMLTFFKGLSLTSPISAAVIMVSTPMIVLVLSALIIKERMRKRMVFGLILGLIGTAFLILYGKSIGSATNAGLGNFLVLVNAISYGFYLIIVKKLMDKYNAFTFVKWIYLFGFIMVLPFGWSQFDAVNWTLVPIAICCKIAFVVVISTFLTYLLNLLSMKELKPTTVAVFIYLQPLFATVFAISLGKDELSLVKIGSAALIFIGVYLVTMKKN
- the gmk gene encoding guanylate kinase, whose product is MSKKGKLIVFSAPSGSGKTTIVRHLLGKEDLNLEFSISAATREARGEEVNGKDYYFMSLSDFKSHIKNEDFVEWEEVYRDNFYGTLKSEVERIWAKGKNVIFDIDVAGGLRIKHKFPEETLAVFVKPPSVDELKRRLKERSTESEDKINMRIAKASVELATAPQFDVIIKNYDLEIALEEAYQLVKNFVKD
- a CDS encoding arsenate reductase family protein is translated as MNKIYYLASCDTCRKIIKSLPKNHNLVFHDIKQDPITVSELEQMRDLSGSYEALFSKKAQLYKSMDLKNKSLTEDDFKKYILEHYTFLSRPVFIINDKIYIGNSQQNMHQVMLALGNV
- a CDS encoding DinB family protein codes for the protein MNQTFDITRTSRKMIAPFLENYTLEQLNAIPDGFSNNLIWNIAHIVVTQQLLVYKLSGLPTKVSDEMIEKFRKGTKPEHIVTQAEVDEIKSLLFATIDQTEVDFENKIFKNFDEYPTSTGFVLKSAKDAMIFNNFHEGLHLGILMSIRKFV
- the pheS gene encoding phenylalanine--tRNA ligase subunit alpha, which codes for MIDKIKEYIGEAQSFTTQNATELEAFRIKFLGSKGLLKELFAEFKNVPNEQKKEFGQVINLLKTSAEDKVKSIQEALESKEESKGFYGDLTRSSEPITIGSRHPISLVKNQIIDIFSNIGFNVSEGPEIEDDWHNFTALNLPEYHPARDMQDTFFIQTNPDILLRTHTSSVQVRYMENNKPPIRTISPGRVFRNEAVSSRSHCIFHQVEGLYVDKDVSFADLKQTLLYFTKEMFGKSKIRLRPSYFPFTEPSAEIDIYWGLKTETDYRITKGTGWLEIGGCGMVDPNVLKNCGINPEEFNGFAFGMGVERIAMLLYQIGDIRMFYENDVRFLEQFKSII
- a CDS encoding iron-containing alcohol dehydrogenase, with the translated sequence MLNFELYNPTKLVFGKGQIEKLATLVPANAKILLAYGGGSIFKNGVHEQVRKSLEGFEIIEFGGIEANPHFETLMKAVEIIREQKIDFILAVGGGSVIDGVKFISAAVPFEENPVDILKKRILFKEGAKVIPFGTVLTLPATGSEMNSGAVITIEATQEKLDFGGSAMFPKFSICDPTVITSLPKRQLQNGVIDAYVHVLEQYLTYPHDGYLQDRIAESILQTLIQVGPQVVENPTDYTLASNFMWSCTMALNGLIQKGVPSDWATHMIGHELTALYEIDHARTLAIIGPNLYKVMFETKKAKLAQYGKRIFNLAGTEDEIANEAINKTLEFYHTMGMITELSKCTEDFAKTADFIVKRFEERGWKALGEKQNITLDKVKSIVEKSY